CAGAATGatactgtcacatctgctcctgctacaCCCCCTAGTGGACAttctgtgtctccttgacctgcagcCTTTCCCccagttctctccctctccctcttcttctctctctgtgtgtgattgtgtggttggagacaggtgtgcagttccccaccagctgcaacccgttccataatcaagacctctacaaatactcagtcctgccattTCCACTCTGCCAGATCTAGTCTCTGTTCAGTCGGACACGCATCTAGCTATTTGTTGTGATTTAAGATCCTGTATCCTGCTGTGCCTATTTCATTGCCTGACACTGTTTCTCTTCTCACTGCAGTTTTGCCGCTCTAACTCTggttcctgtctcctgttccacatctcgCTACCCTGTTCTGGATTCAACTCATCACTTccttggattcccctccagacctgtttaccctgtcccaacccagctcactccaacctcagcctccaTAACTGGTTTCCTACAACTCATCCAAGCTTCGCTGGATCTGCACTTCATCTctaagcattaagaaggaaagaaattcaacagaTTAACCttaaacaaggcacacttgttaattgaaattccaggtgactacctcatgaagctggttgagagaatgccaagagtgtgcaaagctgtcatcaatgcaaagggtggctactttgaagaattgcaaatataaaatatatttagatttatttaaatagtttgtttactacatgattccatatgttgtaTTCCATAGTTTTGGTGTATTCAGTATTAGTctacaaatcaaagtttatttgtcacgtttgctgactacaacaggtgaaatgcttacttatgggctctaaccaatagtgtgaaaaaaaggttgtgtgtgtgtgtgtgtgtgtgtgtgtgtgtgtgtgtgtaaggaaataaaacagtaaaaagacatttgaaaataacagtagcaaggcaatatacaggcaccggttggtcaggcttattgaggtagtatgtacctgtatggttgaagtgactatgcatatatgatgagtagcagtagtgtaaaagaggggttggttggtgggtggctggacacaatgcagatagcccggttagccaatgtgtgggagcactggttggtcaggccaattgaggtagtaggtacatgaatgtatagttaaagtgaattgcatatatgataaatagagagtagcagcagtgtaaaagaggggttgggaggggggcacacaatgcaaatagtctgggtaaccatttggttacctgttcaggagtcttatggcttgggggtaaaaactgttgaagccttttgtcctagacttggcactccggtaccacttgccatgcggtagtagagagaacagtctatgactatgacaatttttagggccttcctctgacaatgtagacaatagtcaaaattaagaaaaacccttgaatgagtccaaACGTTTAACTGGTATTGTACATCCACAAGTCCTAATTGTTTCAGACCACGGGGTCTTGGTCAAATATTTTGCGAAACACTCACCCTTAAGTCATTTGTTGATTCTGAATGGATCCTGCAGTAAATGTTCACACTAAATGGTTAAGTTACAGGTTACTAGTCCACAACCAGCTGTCAAAACAAGCTGCTTCCTGAGCCACTAGTGAGGAGATAGCCACCTTTCTCAATTACCCAGAGAGGAGACAGCACCACTGAAACCACAATGCTGTCTGGTGCCCATGCATGATGACATTTCAAATAAACCAACTCAATCCCTTTTGTATTATTGTCTGTATGAAGTCTGTATGCTCAACAATATAACAGCCTACGGTCCTATTGAGGTCCAGTGAAACATATAGCCAACTATAGGGTTTAGAGGCAGGTGGAGGTGCAGTATATCCACTTCTGCCTAGTCACAGTAATTAGTAAATACCTGTCTGTTGTGGGTTGTTTACACAAGATGGTGAAATGAATCCTGGGAGGTTCATTTAAAAACTCATTATTTGGGGATTATGGTCAAGCACATCCTGTACAATATCGAGGATAATATTCTAATGTAGACAgtttgtgggggtgtgtgtggttgtggaagACTGGGGCAACAACATGTTAAAGAACAGCCTTTATAAGGGTTATTCCTGGTGAGGCTTTGgctagagaggaaaggagaaggcaAGTGGTGATCACTAAGCAGCCTTTATAAGGGTTATTCCTGGTGAGGCTTTGGcttgagaggaaaggagaaggcaAGTGGTGATCACTAAGCAGCCTTTATAAGGGTCATCCCTGGTGAGGATTTGgctagagaggaaaggagaaggcaAGTGGTGATCACTAAGCAGCCTTTATAAGGGTTATTCCTGGTGAGGCTTTGgctagagaggaaaggaaggcaaGTGGTGATCACTAAGCATCTAAAGGTTGGTTTTCAGTCCTTCTAACAGTTTCATTAGAGGAAACTTGTCTTAATTTATACTAAGACTGTGTGTGCTGACTCTACAGTATGTGCTTTGTGACAGGAGGACGTGCAGGGATGAGACCCATGGACCACAGTGTGCTGAAATGTCTCTTCTCCCTATTCTTGCTAACAGGTAAGATATTGGGCTCCATTTGACTCTTCTTAAAACAGGTGTGAATTATGCTAGAACAATGTCATCTTTGTTCCTATTAGCAGATATGAAGTAAAGAgtgtaaaacatttttattataTGCGATTGCAAACTGCATTTTTATTTCTTGTCACAAACAGATGATATTATTAAAGTCATGAAAAAGAAACATGTCCAATgaaaaatcaaataaatataacccagctagcacatttggttctttGGAAGTTGCGGgaacgtatgtttttggttttacattggttgtgggaacacagccatacgtttcctgactggtaaaactgaacattttttaaacattctgaGAGCAGAAGTGAAAATGTTATCTGTTCTGAGAAcatttatttttaggttgcaggaagGTTCTGAtgacgttttactctggttccttgaacATTTTCCTGGgagttattttttattataatatCGAATGTATTTGAttaaatatgcagacagacagattaaaagtAAGTTTACATTTTAATGcctctgacagccaactttctagctccgttcataacttttggacttcatagcattcccagaaagcatggattattgagtcattattagttttacacttaagacatgactgaATTTTTGTAATTTTTCTCTTGTATAATAAATTCTATACtttagtttatactggattaagcataCATTTTCATTAACTGTAATTTCGTTAATTAAGTTCCAACATTCCCTCTATCTTGTGCCAACATCAGTTATTTTAAAGCCTTGTTTCCaatagtttatatatatattttaagagaTTGACAGTTGGATATGCTCTCTCcaaggttttgtatatcttaTATCATACGAACATCATTTTTTGACTCATATAGATTTCCTCAGggttgctctgatgtccaaaagatttcAAATCTAAATTTCGTGATATGTAACTTTTAAGTTGCAGGTATTTGAAAATATCTAAATTTTGTGATATGTAACTTTTAAGTTGCAGgtatttgaaaatatctacattggtcagtccaaaattgcgttttaattctgtcatggaaataaatatgttcctgttaccaagtcattttatcaaatcaaatcattttaTGGTTTCCATTCTTTTAGATTTTCATATGGACCAATTTATCGGAGATTTCTGAAAAGCTATTCAATGATTGTTCCATAGGTTGTATTTTTAGGGAGTAATATTGCTTCTTGTAAAATACCtttaatttgattttatattgttatattgttctgaACTATGAAGTTGTTCATGTTCTTAGCTTTATCCATTGAAAATagactaaaacaaaaataaattattCTTGGGATGAGGATGCACATCTTTTTTACTCATataacagaccccatttcaaaggtaacaagcactcattaattaagatcaggtgtggccaattagtgggcgcgACCAACccacctgaacacactttacaaggtagaggatagagttttgttgatgctgagaacaaAATCTATATGTTTTTACATAACAGTCTTCAAACATTCTCCATTACAAcaattttcttgtgttttttttaatagaaagttctcttgtattttttaaaattgtattactTTCTCAGAAatccaagcaactatcctgcaccattcccagaaaagttgtgggaaggttgtatgcaaaataaccacagGACAATCAAGCACTTGCCAAGCTCTAAAACATATTGTTCTCAGAACGTAACTGATAATGGACTAGTGATAAGAGTATCAGGTTTAGATACAGTGCAATATACAGAGAGCATGATCACTTTTCACAGTGAGTCACTACTTTGAAGACATGCAACAACCTTATCCCATTTCATTTTGACTGTGTAAGTCATTTATTGTACTGTTGAACTATTGAAAAGCCTCGTTGGTTCCGAGAAAAGCGCTATATAAATCCAATATTATATTCTGAAATTAAATACCCATCTCTGGTTCCACAGTATCTGCATCAGGCACTCTATCCAACGCAGCAGTTACTACTATCCAACCACTATCAAATACAGCCAGTGCATCCCAACCAGCCAACACAGCCACTTCATCCAGTGCAACCACACCATCCTGTTTGACCCGTCGATGTCTGGCCAGCATGCTGATTGCGAAAGAAGCTCGGAGTCCGCCACAGTCTCCACGGTGCATCTCAATTATCCGTGTGCCGTCAATCGTGTACGAAACTCTGTCTGTCGTAAGTCCCTTTCCTTTTAATGGAGTTTTCTGCAATGTGATGAGTTTCAGAGATAACATATTGACATTTCTATCACTATGTGATGAATTATCCTCTTCCTAATAAGGATACAAAAACCTCCGCTTCGAGAGTCGTCTGGAAGTCCCGCTGGTAAGTACCCTcttaggaaaaaaaaaaaaaaaaaggtgctataaCCTAAAATGGTTCTCCGGCTGTCTTcataggagaaccttttgagGAACCCTATTTGATTCCAGGTACAAACCCTTTGGGTTCAATGTAgaatcctttccacagagggtttgacctggaaccaaaaagagttttcctatgaggacagctgaagaaccctttggaACCCCttattctaagagtgtaggcaCAAAACATCCAGAGACATTCAAGTAAATGGGACATTTTGAAATACCACTCATTATGATTATACACTACAGTCTTGGGAAGACCCTGATTTATCATGGGACACATCAGTCTATCATCATGATATGGTGGTCCTGCCTGTCAGCAAAATCTGACTCCTGAACTCCATGTGACTAATGGGTGAGTCCACTAACAACAGAATACAATAACTTACGTTATGTTTAATTATAATTTTTCATTTAGATTTTATAACAGTCAATTTATGTGTAATCTTCTAAATAGCGAGTGAAACATGGACAGAATTAAAGACAGTACTAATATGTTTTAAGTGTCCAAATGTTTAGGTGTGACAGTTTTAGTAGATCAATCCTCAGTTGTCTGTCCTCAACCTCTCATGTCTAAAGAGTGCAAACAACGATGAAGCACAGCAACAAGGACTTGCTGGTGCACAGCAACGGgactatagagcacatggtcatCATGAACACTGTGGTGGGCTGTGAAGTCAATCTGTACAACTACCCCTTCGCTTCAGATTTCTGTGCCATCGCCCTGAATGTGTGGGCAATTAGTGGTAAGTGCATCATTTCAAACTTCATTTTGTCTGCTAAATGGCTCTTGCACACCATTATTTACCAAAGCTCTTACTAACCAAAACAACAAACCAAAAAAATAGTTGTCTGTATAGCCTAATGCAATTTAGTATATAATGCATTTCAGTTTATTTGTCATCTTTGGAATTTCCTATGCATCCTGACTTTCTAGCATTTCTTTTGGTGCTTGTTAGTGGTCTGGACACAGTGTGGGGCCATACTTAAGAACGTTACGAACGTTAGAAAACGTTTTTTTAATGTTAAAGTTCAAGCATCAGACAATTAACATTGTTGATGTAGTTGCATGTGATCAAAGGCTGTATGTTAACTGTTCCCATGACATAACCTGGCAGATTTATCCATATGCTAACCTCATCAGATGGCAATGATTATTTCCTGTAACAAATTCCGCATCCGGCCATCAAAGACCTTAAACTTTTTTGTTGTCCCCTTCTAAAGATTCCATCTTTAACTAAAGTTATCTCCCAAATTAAATAATGTTAATTcataagttaagaacaaatcataATTATATTAACAACATAACAAATGCAAGCTCTAATTCGTTGTATAGCCTAGTTCAAGGTGGTGGCGTGAAATAGACATGTGTAGGTAAATGGTAAGCTTTCGCCTAGCCTCAAAGCGGAAGTTCAGGATTTTACAACTTTATGTTCGATGGTTCCTCACCCTAAAAGTAGTATGGGCAAGgagaaactgtaatccatggttcgGTTTTCTCTGAACAGCCACTACAAActtcagctaactttagccaccgcTAACAAAAAATCTATGCGAGTGAAAAGGGAAATCATGCAATTGTCAATTTTacaaaatcattttttaaatttgtggTAGTTTTTCCATCCCCTCCTGAGAACCAAGCTAAAACTGAACAAAGAGCCTAAAATCCAGGAATGAACGAAAGCAAATATGTTGTGGACCGTTACACCCCTAATGGCTATTGATATAAAACATTGTTTTTGTTATAAACTATGGTATGATCTTTGAGTGAGAGAACTAGTATCAAATATCTGCTTTTCCAGGATGTGGCATGTTCCTGGACTTTGGGAATGTGAGCACAACTAGCGCAAACCGTGGGGACTGGCTAACCGAGGAGGTGGAACTCAATGCTAAAGGAGGCAGAGATGATCGCAACTATCTATGGGTTAGTGAGTGCTCCTGGTGCATTCTATCTATGGGTTAGTGAGTGCTCCTGGTGATTTCAGTAGTTTATGGGACATGTAGAGAGTATCTATGGGTTAGTGAGTGTTCCTGGTGATTTCAGTAGTTTATGGGATATGTAGAGTAAAGTATCTCTATCTGATCTGATTTCAGTAGTTTATGTGGGATATGTAGAGTAAAAGTACTCTTTATCTATGGGTTAGTGAGTGTTCCTGGTGATTTCAGTAGTTTATGTGGGATATGTAGAGTAAAGTATCTTTATCTATGGGTTAGTGAGTGCTGCTGGTGATTTCAGTAGTTTATGTGGGATATGTAGAGTAAAGTATCTCTATCTATGGGTTAGTGAGTGCTGCTGGTGATTTCAGTAGTTTATGTGGGATATGTAGAGTAAAGTATCTCTATCTATGGGTTAGTGAGTGCTGCTGGTGATTTCAGTAGTTTATGTGGGATATGTAGAGTAAAGTATCTCTATCTATGGGTTAGTGAGTGTTCCTGGTGATTTCAGTTGTATTTTATTTATGTGGGACATGTAAAGGTACCTTATTTTTATGGGCAAAGCTTAAACATTTACACTCAAAAGACACTTATTCAAAACAAATGATTTCTGCctggctttttattttatttatttaaactttatttaactaggcaattcatagaactcttatttacaatgacggcctaccaaaaggcaaaaggcctcctcgTGACGGGGGctgataaaataaatatatatatatatatatatatatatatatatatatatatatatatatatcacatacatacatatatagtcaataacacaacactacatatgAGACCTAAGACAAAAACATAGCAAgccagcaacacatgacaacacagcatgttagcaacataacatgacaaaaacatggtagcaacacagcatggtagcaacacaacatggtagcaacacatgacaacacaacatcatggtagcaacacaacatcatggtagcaacacaacatggtagcaacacagcatggtagcaacacaacatgacaacaacatggtagcaacacatgacaacacagcatggtagcaacacaacatcatggtagcaacacaacatggtagcacacaacatgacaacaacatggtagcaacgcatgacaacacagcatggtagcagcacaaaacatggtacaaacattattgggcacagacaacagcacaaagggcaagaaggtacagacaacaatacatcatgcaaagcagccacaactgtcagtaagagtgtccatgattgagtctttgaatgaagagattgagataaaactgtccagtttgagtgattgttgcagctcgttccggTCACTACCTGCAgggaactgaaaagacgagcgacccagggatgtgtgtgctttggggacctttaacagaatgtgactggcagaacaggtgttgtatggaggatgagggctgcagtagatatctcagatagggggtgtgagacctaagagggttttataaataagcatcaaccagtgggtcttgcgacgggtatacagagacgcccagtttacagaggagtatagagtgcagtgatgtgtcctataaggagccgactgataaagaacatctagccactcgagagaaCCCTTACctaccgatctataaattatgtctccgtaatctagcatgggtaggatggtcatctgaatcagggttagtttggcagctggggtgaaagaggagtgattacgatagaagaaaccaagtctagatttaactttagcctgcagctttgatatgtgctgagagaaggacagtgtaccgtctagccatactcccaaatgcttgtatgaggtgactacttcAAGCTCTAACCCCTCAGAGGTAGTAaacacacctgtggggagaggggcattcttcttacagaacaacatgacctttgttttgaggtgttcagaacaaggttaagggtagagaaagcttgctggacactaagaaagctttgttgtagagcatttaacacaaactcctgggaggggccagctgactataagactatcatctacatataaatggatgagagagcttcctactgcctgagctatgttgatgcaaattgagaagagtgtggggtcTAGGATTGAgacttggggtactcccttggtgacaggcagtagctgagacagcagattttctgactttaaaCACTGCACtctgaggtagttagcaaaccaggccaaagacccccagagacaccaatactccttagccggcttATCTGTCTGTCTTCACAGGTATTGCTGAAAATGCGGTCCGAAACCCGTTTCTATCCCTGGTCCTGCCCAGTATACTAATCATCTTGGCTGATGTAGGCAGCTTCGCCCTGCCGCTGGGAGAGAGTAAGCGCATCCCCTTCAAGGTTAAACTGGTTCTCAGCTTCATCATGTTCCTCAACATCCTCAAGGACCTTCTGCCTGGAGGAGGCCAGTGCAGCCCCATCATCCGTGAGTATCCTGTGTGTAATGCACCAGAATGAAACAGCATTTTGTTATAAATGGTGTGTATGTATCGGAGTTAGAGCAACTGCACCAAAAAAGCTAAACATTCCTATTGTAAACGGCcaatcagaaacatttattctattgtaaaaattgactacaaagtgtaaaaaGGGGCATTTTTGTCGTAAAATCAGCCTCTTCCAAAACTGAATTTGGTACCTAAGTGTGTCACAGCGTAAATTAAGGTTGGGTTTGGATTCCAATCATGTCATCAATTCATGTCCCCTTTTGCCCAGGTTGTTTGTGGAAGAGTGGGCAAGTTTGTTTTGCATGTTTtgcatgaaatcagtcaattgaaataaattcattaggccctaatctatggaattTACATGACTggcaatacagatatgcatctgttggtcacagatacttggatcagaaaaccagtcagtatctggtgtgaccactatttgcctcatgcagtgc
This genomic stretch from Oncorhynchus tshawytscha isolate Ot180627B unplaced genomic scaffold, Otsh_v2.0 Un_contig_12034_pilon_pilon, whole genome shotgun sequence harbors:
- the LOC121845423 gene encoding 5-hydroxytryptamine receptor 3A-like; protein product: MKHSNKDLLVHSNGTIEHMVIMNTVVGCEVNLYNYPFASDFCAIALNVWAISGCGMFLDFGNVSTTSANRGDWLTEEVELNAKGGRDDRNYLWVSIAENAVRNPFLSLVLPSILIILADVGSFALPLGESKRIPFKVKLVLSFIMFLNILKDLLPGGGQCSPIIRKHFCFCLVILVLSTLQSMVLTRLAKCGTLWPCSLSKSKDSLLKDTDNEDDSKFDIKASEEEKNTALQKVVKFLNKMAAQDQKNAIHHRFANKVDLICFCIYLTILIVYSFIILFFSFGSRCEIDHLQFWH